TCCTTCTGCGCGTTCTTCCAGACTCTCAGCGACTCCCTCACCCGCTCCGACAGGTTCCGGGGAAAGCGCTCCTCGATGCCGTCGATCTTGGCGTCCGAGACCTGGAGCTGCCGGGCCAGCCTCCGCCACTCCCTGCCCACGTTGTCGCACACGATGTCGAAGGCCACGCGCAGGTCTGCGGAGGCAAAGGACACGGCTTTACGGGGGGCTGGGGGCGCTCCGGGCGACCTCCAGGGCCTCTCAGCGCCGGGAAAGCCCCAGGACGGCCTCGGGTCCCGCTGCAGCCCGGGGCGGCCGGAGGGAGGGAGACGGGGCTGCCCCGACCCCAACTGCGTCCCGCAGCGCCGCGCCGGTCCTGTCCGGCTCCTCCCCGCGCTGTGCCCGGTCTGTTACCCCGGGGAGCCCTGCAAGCCGACCCCGCGGGGCGCCGCACCACACAGCGCTCGTCCGCCACTCGTTTCACACCACGCTGATTTAGAGATTCCGTCCACCCGAAAGCAGGGAAGACAGGACGTCTGCTGTCTGCTGGCtcggcggggccaggccaaagccgggaccCGGGAACTCGacgtcacctgctgctgcccccccccccccggcagagTCGGGACCCCAACATcggcacccaatatgggatgcgggcgccccAGAGCCTTCGGGTCGCGACCCGCACCCCCGTCCCCAGCCGCGCCGGCTCCCGCGGCGACCACCCCAGCCCCGCGAACAGGACCCGGGGGTCGGGCTCCCAGGGTCACGGCGCGGCGGGCGGAAGCCCCTCCTCTCCTGGGGGCGCCACCGagcgccccccccgccccggcccaccTTCGGCCCCCGGCGCcggcccgcccgccgcccccgcctcGAAGGCGTCCAGGCGCCGCAGCAGGTCGTGGCGCCGCAGCTCGGTGAGCAGCTCGCGCAGCAGCTCGGTGCGCTCGGGCTCCAGGTCGCTCTGCTCCAGCAGCACCGAGAAGAGGTCCAGGCCGCTCTGCACGCGCTCCAGCTTCCGCTTGCCCACGCGCCCGTGGCACAGGAACTTGAGCTCGGTCAGCTCGCTGCTCGACAGCCCGGACGACAGCGAGTGCAGCAGCCCCAGAAACGGATCCATGGCGGCGGGGCTCGCCGGCCGGGACCAACCGGAAGTACCTGCCAGTCTCTCGCGAGAGCTCCGGGGCTGCGCGTGCGCCCTGAGCGCGGTCGCGGCCAGTTCCGCCCGGACGTCGGCGGCCGTAGCGCCCgcgcctgcgcctgcgcctgcgccCAATGGACCCGCTCGCTTCCGGTGGGCAGCCGTACCCTGGGCGGTTCCAGAGCGGCTTTTACTACCGGCGAGGCCGCCTCCGCCTCTCCGTACTTTGCCGGTTCGCCGGCGGCCTCCCCGGACTTTGCCCGTTGGCCAAAGGCGGTGTAGCGCGGTTTGTGCGGGGCGGTGGAGGCCGGCCGTTCCTAGCTGGCGTGcgccccggttcgagtcccggctgctccacttccgatccagcgctctgctgtggcctggggaagccgaggaggaggatggcccgactgcctgggccctgcgcccgcgggaaacctggaggaggctgctggctcctggctttggacctgggccagccccggctgtcctggccatttggggagtgaaccagcggacgaaagatctaactctggctctcaaataaataaataaaatatagctgTGCACACACATCTACACAGCGCTAACACACGCCGCCCGGCTCTCCTGTCGTTATTCCCAGATAGTGCAGTGGTACCCTGTGTGTCCCATTCGCCCCGTGTCAGGTGTTAGAAGCCCACGGGCCTCCTGCGGGTGCACCTGCCAGAGCCCACGGCGGCTGGGGAGAGCGGCCGGGCGGTGGGCGCGCAGGGGCGGGCGGCAGCACTGGCGGAGCCCAGGCTCAGCCACTGAGGGCGGAGGCCCGGGTGTGCAcccgggaggagggagcaggcggCCGGGCGCTCCCTGCGGTCTCGCGGACGCGAGTGTGGGTCCCGGTTCTCCTCCCGCCCCCTCTTCGGGGAAAGTCTGGGCGGGGGACTTTTGGACGTGGAAGTCCCCTAAACAGCCCCTCGGGCGACACTGGCCGGCAGGGCTCTTGCCCCGGACCAGGGCCTGGGGCCGCTGTGTCCTCCCTCAAGGCGCGGAGCTCCTTTCCGGAGCGCCGTGGGCTCGGGGAGTCGGACCGAGGCCGGCGCCTGCCTCGTTCGGGCCATTGCACGTGCACCTCTTTTCTTTGAAGCCCCGTTTTCCTGGGCCCCTCTCACGCACGTAGCTAACATCCACCCGGCCGTCTTCACCGGGGGCAGTAGGGGGGAGCGTGGTCACAGCCGGTGCAGAGGGGGACACGTGacctctgcatttttttaaattgagatacaTATCATacaattcaccttttttttttttctttttaatttatttgaagccggcgccgcggctcactaggctaatcctccgccttgcggcgccggcacaccgggttctagtcccggtcggggcaccgatcctgtcccggttgcccctcttccaggccagctctctgctgtggcccaggagtgcagtggaggatggcccaagtgcttgggccctgcaccccatgggagaccaggagaagcacctggctcctgccatcagatcagcgcggtgcgccggccacagcggccattggagggtgaaccaacggcaaaggaagacctttctctctgtctctctctcactgtccactctgcctgtcaacaataaaaaaattttttaaaaaaatatttatttgaaaggcagcattacagagagagggagagagccagagagatcttctaattgctggttcacccctcaaatggccacaatggctggggctggcccttgctggggccaggagcttcttccaggtctcccatgcgggtgcagggcccaaggacctgggccatctactgccttcccaggtgcactagcagggatttttaaaaaatttttatttatttatttatttgaaagagttacacagacagagaaggagagggagagagagagaaagagagagagagagagagagagaggtcttccatccgctggttcactccccagttggccttaaCGTccggggctgcgctgatccgaagccaggagccaggagccaggagcttcctctgggtctcccacgcgggtgcaggggcccaaggactggggccatcttctactgctttcccaggccgcagcggagagctggatgggaagtggagcagctgggactcctaccggcacccatatgggatgcccgcactgcaggcagtggctttactcgctacgccacagcgctagccccatagCAGggattcttataatttttttcttgtctttctctgtgtctaacaaagaaatttatttttttaaaaagggggccagtcttgtggtacagtggggtaaGCAGCTACCAGGGACACCAGCATCTGTGGCTGGAGTCCAGATgtctctactcctgatccagctctctgctgtggcctgggaaagcagtggaagacggcccaagtgcttgggcccctgcacccgtgtgggagacctggctggagcttctgcctcctggctttggcttggtctggatctggggagtgaaacaagggatggagatctttctttctgtctctccctctctctctctctaactctgcctttattttccttcatccttttctttaaaaaaaaatttatttatttgaaaggcaaagttacaaagacagagggagagatagagagtttgcctttcaaacaaatatcttcaaaaaaaattttttttaactttttttttttttgacaggcagagtggacagtgagagagacagagagaaaggtcttcctttttgccattggttcaccctccaatggccgccgcggctggcgcgctgcggccggcgcaccgctctgatccgatggcaggagccaggtgcttctcctggtctcccatggggtgcagggcccaagcacttgggccatcctccactgccttcctggccacagcagagagctggactggaagaggggcaaccgggacaggatcggtgccccgaccgggactagaacccggtgtgctggcgccgcaaggcggaggattagcctagtgagccgcggcgccagcccaaaaaatttttttaaaaataagattgggcATCTGAACACAGGCAGACACTAGGTAATAGAGGGTGGAGCCTAATCCAGCAGGGGTGGGagagctggggtgggtgggggcaccCTTGGCAGGGGTCCCTGGGGAGGGCTGAGAGGGGCCCTGGTGACCCGGAGTGGcgggcagagaaggagggaggggaggggcagctcctcCCCAGTGCAGGCTCAGCTGTGTGCACGGGAGGCTGAGGCCATCGGGCGTGTGCGTGGGAGCAGGCGGCCTGCAGCCCAGGGGAGGCTGTGACGCTGGGAGGCACTGGGCCGGCTGAGGCCCACTCTCGGCTGACGGTGAGGGTCTCTCGGCTGATGGTGAGGGTTCAGCTGCGGCCCTGTAGCTGGGGGGAAGGGGGATCTCTCTTGCCTGGGGAGTCCCCGCACTGGAAAAGcttccctggaggaagctcccgagGCACTTCCCAGACCATGGCCTCACTGCCTCCCTCGGAAACATCCGGGACCTGGGAGCCTGGAACCTGCCTGAGCATGGCCGCTGTCCGCCAGCCTCCAGGCCTCCAGGCCTCCAGGCTGCGGCCGTCACCCATCTGACCCCCAGGATTCGGGCAGGCTGaggacccaggcctgggccacgCCTCCCAGGAGAACACCTCGGTGTAGAGAGGCCCAACACAGGGGCAGGATCTGCGGGAAACTCAGCAGCGCCCCGAGAGCCCTGGGGGCCCCGCCCAGGCCACCTCGGTGActccctgcagggcctgggtctTGGGACTTTGCCATCGGGCAGGATGCAGAAGGCCGGCAGGAGCTGGTGTTCCTGCTGGGCCCCTGTGTCGGGAGCTCACGGTGTCTACATTTCCGCCCGTGCCCGGctcgccctggcctgcaggcatCTGTTACTGCGGTGTCACAGAACATTCTCCGAAGTCACTTTTCCATGTAGCTTTCCAGAGGCGCTCCGAGGGTGATGGcacttccagctccagccagagCCCGCGCAGCCCGGGTTCTGAACCGGGAGGATGAACGGCGACAGAGCTGGGGTCTGTTTTGGGGGGCGCCCATTGTACTGTCAGATTTGGAAGACAGGGTCACACACTCAGCCCAAGGACAGGAAGAcgaaggggtggggtgggcccaGCACATCCACGCCCCCAGGTAGGGCCTCAGCCCTCCTGTCCGCTCACTCCTGCTCTGTGGCTTCGGCGGGCCAGGTGCGGCCAGGTGCCCAACTGACCTGCACACCTGGCAGGGAAGCCCCAGGTCCTGGGCCCACCCCTGCCCTCGACAGATCCCAGGCTGGGCGCGCCAGGCCTCCCAGCCGGTTCCCACCTGCAGCTGGGGAGTCCACGCCTGGCCCATCCCCCACGCCTGGCCCATCCCCCACGCCGTGATGTCAGCGTCTACGGTCCTTGGGGGTCTCGCTCTCCACTGACAATGCAGGGGACACTGGCGAGGACACTGAGCCCTGCTGCGAACACATTGCTGTGGACCAGGAGAGGCACGCGGGTGCACGCGCACCTGTGCTGCTTTGAGCCcctcccactgccctccctgcctggcctctggGAGCCATCCTGCCCTTCTCCGCTCCTGTGAGGGCAACTCGAAGGACACCCTGCACAGCTGAGAGTGACAGCATCTGTGTCCACGGTGATCCGCACGCCGCCCCCAGCTGAGGTGCACACAGGGACCCCGCACACCACACCGGGCCCAGGCCATGCAGGCAGCATTTgcaaaaggaaatgggaaaatgggGCCTACAGCGGTTCCCCCCCGATTGCCACAGCAGGGCCGCTTCTCAGTGGTGGAGGCCAGGGCCCGTGGTAGGGGCCAGCACGCCCCTACCAGCACGCCAGCACGCCCCTACCAGCACGCCCCCTACCAGCACGCCCCCTCGCCCCTACCAGCACGCCCCCTACCAGCACGCCCCTACCAGCTCGCCCCTACCAGCTCGCCCCCTCGCCCCTACCAGCACGCCCCCTACCAGCATGCCCCTACCAGCACGCCCCTACCAGCTCGCCCCTACCAGCTCGCCCCTACCAGCACGTCCCCTACCAGCACGCCCCCTCGCCCCTACCAGCACGCCAGCTCGCTCCTACCAGCATGCCCCTACCAGCACGCCAGCTCGCCCCTACCAGCACGCCCCTACCAGCACGCCAGCTCGCCCCTACCAGCTCGCCAGGACGCCCCTACCAGCACGCCAGCACGCCCCTACCAGCTCGCCCCTACCAGCACGCCCCTACCAGCACGCCCCTACCAGCACGCCCCCTACCAGCTCGCCCCTACCAGCACGCCCCTACCAGCACGCCAGCTCGCCCCTACCAGCTCGCCAGGACGCCCCTACCAGCACGCCAGCTCGCCCCTACCACGCCCCTACTGAGGATCCTCCTGCAGACTCTCCGGGGGCCCAGGCGGCCGCTGGGGTCCCAGCCTCCCCAGGCTCCCTGGCTGGGACCACTTCTGGCTGCACGTGGTCCCTACTGCTCCTGGTGTTGGGGGCGGAGGAGGTAGCCACAGGGACTGGCTCAGGGAGGGGGCGTCTggagcctgggcccctcccctcctgcagtTGGCCAGGTCGGGGGAGAGAGGTGTATGGgctccccggggctgggggggCTTGGGCTCCTGGAGTCCCCGAGGCAGCAGGGGACCTCCCCCTCAGATCATCGGCCGATTCCTGGAGCACAGAGTGGGTGGGGCTGACACAGTCCAGCGGGGGAAGTCATCACCTCCCTCTGTCCTCTGGGCAGTGAGGAGGGATCGAGGTGTTTTGGATGTCTTAGGTTCCTTTGGACGGCTCCAGCAAAATACCTCGACCTGGGTAATTGAACAAGAACAGAAACCTGGCaggcgctgtgactcacttggctaatcctctgcctgtggcgccggcacaccgggttctagtcccggttagggcactgggttctgtccggttgctcctcttccagtccagctctctgctgtggcccgggaaagcaggggaggatggcccaagtgcttgggccctgggttctgtccggttgctcctcttccagtccagctctctgctgtggcccgggaaagcaggggaggatggcccaagtgcttgggccctgcacctgcatgggagacaaagaggaaacatttggctcctggcttcagatcggccatctggggagtgaaccagtggctggaagacctctctctgtctctctgccttgcaaataaatttttaaaaaagtgtcatCTTGGGGTGCCCTCTAGTGGAGGAAGGAGAGCGCACACCCCCTTCCAGCCCCTTTAGGCTGTCAgcatcctggggccggcactgtggctcagcgtgGTGAGCCCCGCCTGCGACCCGGCTTCCCGTGTGAGCCCCAGCTAtaaccccggctgctccactgctgatccagcaccctgctggtgcacctggggtagcagtggaggatggcccgagtgcctgggcccctgcacccacgtgggagacctggaagaagctcctggctcccggctttggcctggcccagccctggcctttgtggtcatttggggagtgaaccagcggatggaagacctctccctctctccctctctctctgcccctctgtaactctgccttcaagtaaataaatacaccttaagaaaaacaaacaagaaatagtGTACCAGAGCCCTTAAAGTGACAATGTCACACGCTGATACCAGATTTAAAACATccttcaatgtcttttttttaacatttatttatttatttatttgaaaggcagagttacagagaggcagagagaggcagagagagagagagagagagagagagagagagaggtcttccatccgttggttcactccccaaatggctgcaacagctggagctgcaccaatccaaagccaggagccaggagcttcttccaggtctcccacgtgggtgcaggggcctaagcacttgggccatcctccactgctttcccaggccacagcagagagctggatcggacgtggagcagccgggacgcgaactggtgcccatgtgggatgctggtaccgcaggcagcagctctacccgctagGAAGATTCTTGACAGGTTGTtccaaaaagtaaattaaaaaaattggcaGATAAAAAAcatcacaaatataaaaatatgtgcttAATAAGaaaggttaaaaagaaaagagttttttttaaataaaaaagaacatggtTTTTAAGaatgacttcatcctgatggctagtttactctagactaaaatgagaaagaaagttTTGAGTCAGTTACAGAAGGTGTGAGGCAGTCACAGaatgttataaaaatgtttttggttacaaaactattagtctatttttctttgacataaaatcaaaatctgaccCTTGGTTAAatcaatgagttaaagtaatctatgatgttctcttgatgtctctgttaaattctaattgtttaaaaacagctaaattttttattaagaactatgggttatttaaatgtgtTTACTTTCAGgcatttaaataatcaccttgtaacaatgatcaaatttggtctatatcaTGTCATCatgttaaaaaatcttatttcaaccagatattttggattttgagccttcttggcatccttgacagtcattcaaaaaaatttaaatttcaaacatttaaacTTCGACAATTTACAAATTGGCCCTTGGAAATTGTCAAagaacctatgtctctcatcttgtagaaacaccaactaatcaggctatttgaactatattagaagtactgtcacgatgtgaagtggtgctgaattttaagtttctataatataaaatggcattgatacaaatgtctgagaattaaaaatctaatgatcttgtgttactagacatgatggttatcttaatgagaaagccccagaggcctaaagggttaaatgctccgtaaaatcctacaggtgctttcaaaaatactgtgaagtaagcaagtgcctcttgttggttaatgagtttataattttcaatgtggcaacttaaagtcttgtcatccacagttttgtatatcagatttgctgctcataaaactaaagcgttgttggttctgtgtgtagctgtcctcctataggttcctatggacttcccccagccacttctattgtattcagtaccttgggctggctctgtaaacagatgaagccaataatgtattaacagtaccaactgagagaaagtatggttaactgaggttactaaaaacaaaaagcaattcaaaccaattggtaatttacaaacaggagttggattttttttaaaaaaagctattattgaaactgctatggtctattatgttatgttatatatgatacatattgtatgtctacatgggaaaatttattgagttttatttttaattggcttatagacaaaagattgtccataaatttaaacagctaaaattattcagatatattttaattcatgtgacctgaatctctgtatcagatgttttaattttgttgatggaaagaaactaaagacattctATATGCTTGTAAAcaagctacatcatgttagatatttaagagatgttccaaatatatgtatttttaatatttatggaaggtattggaccttctggtaaatgttttcttaagttgttatctaatggttaaaactGTTTGccaagttttcatgtgatattgctattgtcagtaagcgatctgggacttgctccctcatttctctattctaagcccaacttgttctctcatttctctattctcttcgaggtaggaaactaattctattatgaaggaatctccaagatgcaaaatttaatctttagaccttataaaagagatggctaacatttctctgtaatagcatagccaaaataagagcttaaagtataatttcatagctagattcacttcgccatcagcgaagtatacagtaagtagaaaaaacctccctttcagaaaagtaagttttaaataaggacatagctttcctcacgggcattgtctacctcagaaaaactactgcagaacatgcctgtgactatagacttgtagttcaggccaccgaagattagagatggggcttgggcactcccttgacttgcatcctctggactgctttaacacaaaccaggaggaaaagaaagctcggcatcagaagcaatgggtggcaggcctatgaatggctgatctgtacagtgatctgccctcaaggagacccaacaggccagtccactgcagtggctttcaatgtggtaagcctgggcttcagcagaagtcagcttgtgaagagccctggcagctctgccaagagttggatcactggacatggacctgccctggagtcgaaggatgcccaggtcagagccacagatcttattggctctaagctgaaaaacttCACTTGGCCcggcttccaaagtaaccaccgctgtggaggggacggccaagtagggtcagcaacactgcaggcagaactgtacatttcctgttagagatgccacctgcctttgcctggccagctccctcccaggccagctaggtaatggaagtcaacagggtgccttcccaaggaggttcgcACCTCTCTTGGGATGTAGCCcatgtaaagaaataaataggtctgggcctcatagcggccaaggccttaaagccccttctgtcagtttctatttggcttagacagcatctttctgtCCTTTGTTATAGACCCTGACTAGAAGACACGGGTCAGCACGGTACAGTTGATGGTCCTGCAATCTCAATACCAGCCCCTAGACGAGCAGGCCATTAGAGTGGGCAGAAGGGGACCATGATTGGTCCCCATAGTTACCAGTAGAAGGGGGGaatgtgagacctgagcctggatcaaggtgtaactcttttaaattaggcctccatcttgtaacttgggcctgaccaggccctgaaccctaagccagaagtccctaaaagtaaataaatgaaccccCCTTGCagtaaactctcctagcaacagccgattagcagataacagagaaacACCTAGtgtccctggtgtcttctcagggcagataaggtgactgatagctacccgagaccctgcagtttggctCACACagcccagcagctcggaccctatgcttcagccaatcaatttaaaaggcattggctggcgccatggcttaacaggctaatcctccgccttgcggcgctggcacaccgggttctagtcctgtttggggcgctggattctgtcccggttgcccctcttccaggccagctctctgctgtggcccgggaaggcagtggaggatggcccaagtccttgggccctgcacctgcatgggagaccaggataagcacctggctcctgccttcagatcagcgcagtgtgccggctgcagtgcaccagccacggtggccattggaggatgaaccaacggcaaaggaagacctttctctctgtctctctctcactatccactctgcctgtcaaaaaaaaaaaaaaaaaaaaaaggcatcaaccccaaagccaccCAACCACCTTTAgcaggtccgttcccgccactgggTGCACTAAccaattctaggagatgtcctttgaatttcccacgGGATGAGATGAGTTGCTAGATGGTACCATGATGTACAGAATGTCTCTggaaaccctataaaaaccctgttaactga
This window of the Lepus europaeus isolate LE1 chromosome 7, mLepTim1.pri, whole genome shotgun sequence genome carries:
- the FADD gene encoding FAS-associated death domain protein; protein product: MDPFLGLLHSLSSGLSSSELTELKFLCHGRVGKRKLERVQSGLDLFSVLLEQSDLEPERTELLRELLTELRRHDLLRRLDAFEAGAAGGPAPGAEDLRVAFDIVCDNVGREWRRLARQLQVSDAKIDGIEERFPRNLSERVRESLRVWKNAQKEGATVARLVEALRGCGMNLVADLVEEQQQARGRDQGGAASPMSWDSGAP